The Clostridium aceticum genomic interval TACCTATGATATTTACATTATATTTTTCTAATATGCCTTGATCATAAAGTTCTACTGCAAGATTTAGTCCTGTTTGTCCCCCCATGCCTACCAACAGACTATCAGGTTTTTCCTTGGCAATTACTTTTTCTACAAAGTCAAGGGTCAGTGGTTCTATATAGATTTTATCTGCTACTTCTCTATCTGTCATGATGGTGGCAGGATTGCTGTTGATCAGTACAACTTCTATTCCTTCTTCTTTTAACGCACCACAGGCCTGAGTGCCTGCATAGTCAAACTCTGCTGCTTGACCTATAATGATAGGACCTGATCCGATTACTAATACTTTCTTTATGCTATAGTCTCTTGGCATTTGTATTCCCCCTCTAAAACTTCCATAAATTTATCAAATATATATGCTGTGTCCTGTGGTCCTGGAGATGCTTCAGGGTGAAACTGTACGCTGAATATAGGTAGATGTTTATGCTGCATTCCTTCTATGGTATTATCATTTAAATTGATATGGGTAACGATGATATCTTTTGGTTGGTTTTCCTTCTTGACCACATAACCATGATTTTGTGAAGTGATATAAACCTTGTTGTTCATAATATCCTTCACAGGATGATTACAGCCACGGTGACCAAACTTGAGTTTTTCTGTATCTCCTCCCAAGCTCAGTGCCAAAAGCTGATGCCCTAAACAAATTCCAACGATAGGTTTTTTCCCTATGAGTTTTTTTATGGTCTCAATGGTGCCTGTCAGAGCCTTGGGGTCCCCAGGACCATTGGATAAGAAGATGCCATCTGGATTGATCTTTAAAATTTCTTCTGCTGTTGCTGCGGCTGGAAAAATTGTCATTTTACAGTTTCTTTTCTTAAAAGATCTTATGATATTTTCCTTAATGCCAAAATCCATCATAGCAATATGCTTCCCTGTACCTTCTATGGTACGGATCTCCTCTGTTGTCACCTGCTGTACTGCATCATCATTGTGAAATGCCTCTAATTTCTCATGGATCATTTCTTCCTTTAAGTCTTCAGTGGTTATTATACCCTTCATGGTTCCATAATTTCTAAGAATTTTTGTTAAAGCTCTTGTATCTATTCCTTCCAGTCCCATGACCTTTGCTTCTTTTAAATAACCATCTAAATCCATTTCACAACGCCAGTTGCTAGGCACAGTGGCTCTTTCCCTCACAATAAATCCCTTTACTTTTGGAGAAGAGGATTCTACGTCCTCTAGGTTAATACCGTAGTTTCCAATAAGCGGGTAAGTCATGACTACCATTTGCCCAAAGTAAGAAGGATCTGTAAGGATTTCCTGATATCCTGTCATACCTGTATTGAAAACTACTTCTCCTACAGCTTCTTTTATATATCCAAAGGCTTTCCCTTCAAAAACAGTGCCATTTTCTAAAATCAATTTTGCCTTCATATACTTCGCCCCTTTTTTTAATCTTATTATCAAATACTTTACTGGGTTAAGCCCCCAATTCTATAAGTGGGCTTTGAATCAGGTGGTATAGCGTCTCCATCTGATTCCCCGATCTTCAGCTTTAGCTTGAGGAGTTCATTTATCTGAAAATCTGCTGTAAGTCTTCCTTCATATCTAATGCAGCTTCTCTTGCTGCTAGGTAAAATTCTTTTTCAGTAAACTTTGACTGATAAGGTTGTTTTTGGTGGGCTGCGATGATTCCTCTGGAGGAATTGATGATTGCCCCTAATCCATCTTGATTAAAATATCCTTTTAAGTCTTTAGCAGTGGCTCCCTGTGCACCATATCCCGGCACCAAGAAATAAGTCTTAGGCATGATACCTCGAAGCTTTTCTGCCTGCTGCGGATGGGTAGCTCCTACTACTGCCCCTATGGCACTATAGCCTCTTTTTCCTATCAGAGATTGCCCCCATTGGTCTACCATTTTCCCTACCCTTTCATAAAGTTTTTCTCCACCTACATCTAGGTCTTGTATTTCTCCACTATTTGGGTTGGAGGTCTTTACTAGAATAAACAGACCTTTATCATAATTTTTACAGTGTTCCATATAAGGATCGATGGAATCAGAACCAAGATAAGGATTTAAGGTGATGCAGTCTTGTTGATAAACGGTATAGCTTTCTTCCTCCACCTTCACTTTTCCTATGTGTCCATCTGCGTAGGCTTCAGCCGTTGAAGTGATATCACTTCTTTTAATATCGCCTATCACCATCAAGCCCTTTTCTTTTGCGTACTGAAGGGTATCTATATAAGCCTGCATGCCTTCTGCTCCATATTGTTCATACATGGCAACCTGAGGCTTTACCGCTGGTACAATATCATGAATTCCATCAATAATCTTTTTATTGAATTCTAGAAAAGCTTTTGCTGCTGCCTTAGGGGTTTTTCCATAATTACGATAGGCTTCTTCCTTGATATATTGAGGTACAAAACTTAATCTAGGGTCTAATCCTACTACTGTAGGGTTTTGTGTTTTTTCAATTTTTGCTATTAATCGATCGATCATATTTTTTGGCCTCCTTCTATTAAACTACCATTTTCCACAACGATATTTCCTTCTACAATCGTATACTTTACTTTTCCTTTTACCTTTTTCCCATGAAACGGTGTATTCTTTGCCTTTGAAACAAACTGGTTTTTATCTATGCTATAGAGCTCCTCAGGATCTATGATGGTGATGTCTGCCATTTTTCCAATACCTAAAGTTCCTCTGTCTATTCCCAATAATTTTGCAGGATTACTGCTCATCAATTCAATCATCTGCATTGGTGTTAAAATTCCTTCCTCTACTAACTCTGTTATAGTTAAAGCCACAGCAGTTTCAAGCCCCACAATTCCAAAGGCCGCCTTCTCATAAGAAGTATTTTTATCTTTTTCGTGGTGGGGTGCATGGTCCGTAGCAATCATATCTATGGTTCCATTTCTTAATGCTTCTTTGATGGCCTCTACATCCTCTTGGCTTCTTAATGGGGGGTTCATCTTGGTATTGGTATCCTCTGCTGTCACTACTTCTTCTGTCAGAGCAAAGTGGTGGGGACATACCTCTGCTGTCACAAACACCCCTTCCTCCTTTCCTTTTTTAAGGATTTCTACTGTTCCTTTTGTACTAATATGGCAAAGATGAAGTTTGGCACCTCTATCTTTTGCCAGTGCAATATCTCTGGCAGCAATTACTTCTTCAGAAGCACCAGGTATTCCTTGAATCCCCAACTCCCTAGAGCGCTTTCCCTCATTCATCGCCCCTTGACCTGCAAGAGCATGATCCTCACAATGAGAAAACACTGGTATATTTAATTCTGCCGCCAATTTTAATGCTTCCCCCATAAGGAGGGGATTCATCACCGTCTTACCATCTTCACTAATGCCGCATATTCCTTTTTGCACCATTTCTTTTATCTCTGCTAATTCTTCCCCTAACTGTCCTTTTGTTATGGTCCCTATAGGAAGCACCTTCACCACAGCCTCTTTAGAAGCCTTATCAAAGATAAAATCTACAATCTCAATGCTATCTATCACAGGGTTTGTATTAGGCATACAGCATATGGTGGTAAATCCCCCAGTCGCTGCACTTTTGCTCCCTGTTTCTATGGTTTCTTTATACTCAA includes:
- a CDS encoding carbamoyl phosphate synthase small subunit; this translates as MKAKLILENGTVFEGKAFGYIKEAVGEVVFNTGMTGYQEILTDPSYFGQMVVMTYPLIGNYGINLEDVESSSPKVKGFIVRERATVPSNWRCEMDLDGYLKEAKVMGLEGIDTRALTKILRNYGTMKGIITTEDLKEEMIHEKLEAFHNDDAVQQVTTEEIRTIEGTGKHIAMMDFGIKENIIRSFKKRNCKMTIFPAAATAEEILKINPDGIFLSNGPGDPKALTGTIETIKKLIGKKPIVGICLGHQLLALSLGGDTEKLKFGHRGCNHPVKDIMNNKVYITSQNHGYVVKKENQPKDIIVTHINLNDNTIEGMQHKHLPIFSVQFHPEASPGPQDTAYIFDKFMEVLEGEYKCQETIA
- the pyrF gene encoding orotidine-5'-phosphate decarboxylase, with product MIDRLIAKIEKTQNPTVVGLDPRLSFVPQYIKEEAYRNYGKTPKAAAKAFLEFNKKIIDGIHDIVPAVKPQVAMYEQYGAEGMQAYIDTLQYAKEKGLMVIGDIKRSDITSTAEAYADGHIGKVKVEEESYTVYQQDCITLNPYLGSDSIDPYMEHCKNYDKGLFILVKTSNPNSGEIQDLDVGGEKLYERVGKMVDQWGQSLIGKRGYSAIGAVVGATHPQQAEKLRGIMPKTYFLVPGYGAQGATAKDLKGYFNQDGLGAIINSSRGIIAAHQKQPYQSKFTEKEFYLAAREAALDMKEDLQQIFR
- a CDS encoding dihydroorotase, translated to MSLLIKNGRVIDPIANIDEVKDVLIKDHKIAAVAKNIEVTAQKIVDAKGCWVVPGLIDVHVHLREPGFEYKETIETGSKSAATGGFTTICCMPNTNPVIDSIEIVDFIFDKASKEAVVKVLPIGTITKGQLGEELAEIKEMVQKGICGISEDGKTVMNPLLMGEALKLAAELNIPVFSHCEDHALAGQGAMNEGKRSRELGIQGIPGASEEVIAARDIALAKDRGAKLHLCHISTKGTVEILKKGKEEGVFVTAEVCPHHFALTEEVVTAEDTNTKMNPPLRSQEDVEAIKEALRNGTIDMIATDHAPHHEKDKNTSYEKAAFGIVGLETAVALTITELVEEGILTPMQMIELMSSNPAKLLGIDRGTLGIGKMADITIIDPEELYSIDKNQFVSKAKNTPFHGKKVKGKVKYTIVEGNIVVENGSLIEGGQKI